The following nucleotide sequence is from Penaeus monodon isolate SGIC_2016 chromosome 29, NSTDA_Pmon_1, whole genome shotgun sequence.
TACAGAAAATAAAGCATATTATGCATTGAATGCAAGTGGAAAATGCAACTAGGTCATTTATATAAGTTGAGATGTACATCTGTTCATAAAAGATTATCTAAGTTAAAATCTACACCTCTATCTTGAGTTCAGTATTAGCACTCATAAACAGTCAAtacacaacaataaacaaaagtagcaacaataatcatgatgattatatataagcaaaactATTTATAGTAAACATATATGAAATGGTTAATACGGTACATGTAGAGTAtcactatggaaaaaaaaagaaaaaggcttcTTCATTTATACactacagaagaagaaaaaaagaagaaatcattAATACATATGAACCTTTTCATTGGTGGCGGCAAACAGTCCGTGGAAAGTTGAAGTGACAGTTCCATTCGCCTCGAACTCAACACGTGCTATTTCTGTCCACGTTGTTGGGTTCAGAACCAGCAGCGCTACGGACCTCGGGTTGTTCTGAAAGGGTTGGATAAAAAGTGATTTTGATGCAATGAATAACagaggtatgaaaaaaaaatgtctcactAGGAAccattgatgaaaaaaataatatccgaTCGTTATCCTCGCTTTGTTATCCAGGGATCTCNNNNNNNNNNNNNNNNNNNNNNNNNNNNgagagatatataatttttacgcATCCTGGTACGAATATCGTGACCATTATTTTGCGTACGCTGTAAACATATTTCTCAAAATGTACGTAATGCACAACTCAGAAGAGTAAATAAATACATCACATTCAATGGAGAGACTTCAATCGACAAACCAACCTTGTCAACCAGAGTGGAAAGAACCACGCCATCGTCCTCCTCCGTGGCGTTTGGGGCGGAAACAAACACGGGTTCACTCACAACTTTCCCTTCCTCATGCCACAGGGTCGTTTCGCCAGAGTTCACGTTCATTTTGACCAGctgaaataaattaatgaatgcgTGTAGAAATGTAGAATAGCTAGTGAATGAAACAATTCTATCGCACGCGaaacaaaaatatagagagaaataaatggataaaacggGTCATGAAATTCCCGGTACACTGATCGTTTTTGGAGCAACTAAAGACTGATCCTTATTATTCTTTACACCGGGAAACAGAAAGCAAGCATCTATAGTGTAATAAGATATCTCGAATTATCCATCATGAAGCCAAGGTAGAACAATAATTTCTTTTCTGCCTTTCATTCTTCTTACCTGCGAGAAAACAGATCCCTTTGGGTTGACTTCGACTCCATACGCATATTCATACTCCTTCCCGTTATATTTGTAGTTGATGCGTTGGAGGTCGAAGTACTGGCTGGAAATCCTCTGCCCATGGACTTCCACGGTCTGGTCGGCTCTCTTGTAGGCCGTGCACTTCGTTCCCTCGAGCGTAACTGTAAGAATTAAAGGGAAAGGTTGCAACTGTCAGAAGAATTAAAGGGAAAGGATGCAACTCAGNNNNNNNNNNNNNNNNNNNNNNNNNNNNNNTCAGTTGTGACTATGAAAGGAACAATACAGTTAAACAAAACAGTAGAAAAGCTTGTCGAAAACAAAATGTAGCAAGTAGTTATTTCATGAGAGGAACGATAAAGTAAATTCCACAGAAATcaagcgaagaaaagaaaaaaagaaagataaatgtctGGACAAATGAAGACACTCAAAGAGAAAATACTGAAGTGTTTAGATAAGTTGCTTACTGAGGTTAGTGTTCTCGGGAGCCTTCTGCACGTCGAGAGGCAGCACGAACCTCCAGTGGGTCGGCATCGTTGCCGGCTCGCTCACGAAGTCAGGGTTCTCGAGGTTCTTCATCATAAGGGCGTTGACGGCCTGTGGAAGGAAAGAACAGGAAATTATCACCCGACAAAGCAAGGGCAAANNNNNNNNNNNNNNNNNNNNNNNNNNNNNNNNNNNNNNNNNNNNNNNNNNNNNNNNNNNNNNNNNNNNNNNNNNNNNNNNNNNNNNNNNNNNNNNNNNNNNNNNNNNNNNNNNNNNNNNNNNNNNNNNNNNNNNNNNNNNNNNNNNNNNNNNNNNNNNNNNNNNNNNNNNNNNNNNNNNNNNNNNNNNNNNNNNNNNNNNNNNNNNNNNNNNNNNNNNNNNNNNNNNNNNNNNNNNNNNNNNNNNNNNNNNNNNNNNNNNNNNNNNNNNNNNNNNNNNNNNNNNNNNNNNNNNNNNNNNNNNNNNNNNNNNNNNNNNNNNNNNNNNNNNNNNNNNNNNNNNNNNNNNNNNNNNNNNNNNNNNNNNNNNNNNNNNNNNNNNNNNNNNNNNNNNNNNNNNNNNNNNNNNNNNNNNNNNNNNNNNNNNNNNNNNNNNNNNNNNNNNNNNNNNNNNNNNNNNNNNNNNNNNNNNNNNNNNNNNNNNNNNNNNNNNNNNNNNNNNNNNNNNNNNNNNNNNNNNNNNNNNNNNNNNNNNNNNNNNNNNNNNNNNNNNNNNNNNNNNNNNNNNNNNNNNNNNNNNNNNNNNNNNNNNNNNNNNNNNNNNNNNNNNNNNNNNNNNNNNNNNNNNNNNNNNNNNNNNNNNNNNNNNNNNNNNNNNNNNNNNNNNNNNNNNNNNNNNNNNNNNNNNNNNNNNNNNNNNNNNNNNNNNNNNNNNNNNNNNNNNNNNNNNNNNNNNNNNNNNNNNNNNNNNNNNNNNNNNNNNNNNNNNNNNNNNNNNNNNNNNNNNNNNNNNNNNNNNNNNNNNNNNNNNNNNNNNNNNNNNNNNNNNNNNNNNNNNNNNNNNNNNNNNNNNNNNNNNNNNNNNNNNNNNNNNNNNNNNNNNNNNNNNNNNNNNNNNNNNNNNNNNNNNNNNNNNNNNNNNNNNNNNNNNNNNNNNNNNNNNNNNNNNNNNNNNNNNNNNNNNNNNNNNNNNNNNNNNNNNNNNNNNNNNNNNNNNNNNNNNNNNNNNNNNNNNNNNNNNNNNNNNNNNNNNNNNNNNNNNNNNNNNNNNNNNNNNNNNNNNNNNNNNNNNNNNNNNNNNNNNNNNNNNNNNNNNNNNNNNNNNNNNNNNNNNNNNNNNNNNNNNNNNNNNNNNNNNNNNNNNNNNNNNNNNNNNNNNNNNNNNNNNNNNNNNNNNNNNNNNNNNNNNNNNNNNNNNNNNNNNNNNNNNNNNNNNNNNNNNNNNNNNNNNNNNNNNNNNNNNNNNNNNNNNNNNNNNNNNNNNNNNNNNNNNNNNNNNNNNNNNNNNNNNNNNNNNNNNNNNNNNNNNNNNNNNNNNNNNNNNNNNNNNNNNNNNNNNNNNNNNNNNNNNNNNNNNNNNNNNNNNNNNNNNNNNNNNNNNNNNNNNNNNNNNNNNNNNNNNNNNNNNNNNNNNNNNNNNNNNNNNNNNNNNNNNNNNNNNNNNNNNNNNNNNNNNNNNNNNNNNNNNNNNNNNNNNNNNNNNNNNNNNNNNNNNNNNNNNNNNNNNNNNNNNNNtgtgtatgtctatatacttgtgtgtgtgcgaatgtataAAAGACTCTGACATTATTGTGGTGGTCTTTCTAATTCATAATGTGCATGATAAGAAATCGGTCGGATTCTTTAATGTAATTAATTTAATCTTTAAAATTGTGGCGAGATAAtgaatcattaaaatattttcacaatttttaaaCCGTGAAGTCAACCACGGTATTAGCAGAAACAATGTGTCTTCAACAATGGGCCATACCATTTGTGTGTTCGGGACGGAGTTCGAAGCAAGATTTGGCGTGACTATATGAAGCTTCACATTGGTCTCGAACTTCAGTACTACTTACCTCACCGTCTTTCATGGTTGCTAGATCGACCACCAGTTGTCCGTCCTTCTCATAGGCATTGGTGTGGTGGAAAGTCAAGAAAGCATCTGCAGCATAAACTGTTTTCACCATTTCGCCAGTCTTTCGATTCACCAAACGGAACTTTGTCTGTCAAAAGACAACAAGGTGAAATGTGGCTTCCAGTGTTAATGGAAATCTTATTTACGGTTCTtgttaaatataatgaaatatgacTATCCTCCGAAGCAAGTCTGATGTACCAATCCCTCCttgttgtatataatattcatcattacaACGAAAATCTGAAAATCGCATATTTTTACAAGATGCAAAGAGAGAAAGGCACAAAGGCGAGTTTTAAAAAAGCGATTAAAATAATCCCCAAACTTACCTTTTGGTCAGGATACCATTCAACGGCCGCGAAATATGGCTTTCCCATGTAATAGTTGAGCAGAAACTTCTTGAGGTTGAATACATAGGGCTGCTCGACGAAGATGAAGTAGTTCTCTGTGATGCCGAAGGAGTGGTAGTAGGAAGGGTACATCTTCCACTGGCAGGGAATGGCGGAGACGATTTCGGCTTGCTGGATGGACGAAAGCTNNNNNNNNNNNNNNNNNNNNNNNNNNNNNNNNNNNNNNNNNNNNNNNNNNNNNNNNNNNNNNNNNNNNNNNNNNNNNNNNNNNNNNNNNNNNNNNNNNNNNNNNNNNNNNNNNNNNNNNNNNNNNNNNNNNNNNNNNNNNNNNNNNNNNNNNNNNNNNNNNNNNNNNNNNNNNNNNNNNNNNNNNNNNNNNNNNNNNNNNNNNNNNNNNNNNNNNNNNNNNNNNNNNNNNNNNNNNNNNNNNNNNNNNNNNNNNNNNNNNNNNNNNNNNNNNNNNNNNNNNNNNNNNNNNNNNNNNNNNNNNNNNNNNNNNNNNNNNNNNNNNNNNNNNNNNNNNNNNNNNNNNNNNNNNNNNNNNNNNNNNNNNNNNNNNNNNNNNNNNNNNNNNNNNNNNNNNNNNNNNNNNNNNNNNNNNNNNNNNNNNNNNNNNNNNNNNNNNNNNNNNNNNNNNNNNNNNNNNNNNNNNNNNNNNNNNNNNNNNNNNNNNNNNNNNNNNNNNNNNNNNNNNNNNNNNNNNNNNNNNNNNNNNNNNNNNNNNNNNNNNNNNNNNNATTCATaccatataaattatgtatacaatacatatgcaAGAGAAATATAGAGCAGTGAGTCCTCACCATCAACCTCCTTTGGTGGAGGGAACTTGATGATGTTATATGTCGGTCCTTTCTTCCCTGCATAAGCATTTCCCATGTTGTAGATAGTGCCGTCGGGTTCCACGTGTGGATGCGCCGTCGCTGTGTTGACTACCACGTAGTTGTCTAATTTCGTCTGGAACGCCAATTGCTTTTTGACCTACTGCTTTGTAATGGACTAAATGGCGCGTTCGagctttgtttattgttgttttgatcacacgcgtatttatatgtatagtttcACTTTTAAAACagggagaagaaagtaaaaagaaaactgCATGTGGGTGTGTATCGAAGTATACAATTACTGTATATTGATAGGTGGAATTTCATAATGTCAGCTTAAATAAGGTAAATGAATACATACGCTATGAAAACCCTTACGATACTGTTTGacgttaaaattttattactttattactgatACTGAAGAACACAGATTATAGAATTCCAAAGGAATTCCAAAGGAAACACTTGTTTTTATCCCATtggttaatgttgataatatgatTGATTCTAAATAAGACTTTAATCAGGAAGTATTAAGAAGTAGGTACCAGCGTGTGAGACTTCTTGGTACCCATTGTTTTGTAGTTAATGAACTTTTATTTCAGTTGCATCATCAATCTCTTCTACTTCactcattattgattttatagaTCTAGATACATGACTAATTCTTTCGTATCTTGCTCATTTGATTTAGATTCTTTGCTGTTGTTCTTAtggcaataataagaaaaggtaaaaaagttATGAAACTTTTGGAATAGCGAACATTATCGTTTGAAAGATATATGATTACCAACAATAATGACAGCAAGGGTGACGATAATTATGCTGTTAACGGCGACGCTATTAATTTCGGCAATCAAAGTAATTCATACAAGATTCTTCGAATATGATActtatattatcagtaataacgatattaatggcAGCAGTAAAATAAACTGTTCAGTATTATCTTAACTTCTTCATAATAAGAACATTCACTNNNNNNNNNNNNNNNNNNNNNNNNNNNNNNNNNNNNNNNNNNNNNNNNNNNNNNNNNNNNNNNNNNNNNNNNNNNNNNNNNNNNNNNNNNNNNNNNNNNNNNNNNNNNNNNNNNNNNNNNNNNNNNNNNNNNNNNNNNCTTCAACAATTTTATCAGTTTCAACGAACCTTGTCTCCCACCACATCCAGAGTGTCGGGGTGAATTCTTCTCAGATTCCGCGTCTCGGTGAGGGCGTAAAGCTGGTCCCCGAAGTaacacacattcaccacacaatTGTCTGTCGGTTCCGCTTTGCTTATGGGCGTGAAGGCACTCATGaatctgtgtgagagagaggggaggtgagacaGGAGAATGGAGAGCagtgggaagggaggtgagagagaaaagtggagaggagagggaagggaggtgaaagaggaaggtggagaggagagagaggggaaggtagagaggggagagaagggaggtgagagggaaggatggataggCGAGAAATTGAGGGCTGGAAGAGAGAagtaaagggagaggggtggaaggaagcagggaggggATGGCTGAGGGATaggagggtgtgggggaagggagatggagagagagactgagggaaaAGANNNNNNNNNNNNNNNNNNNNNNNNNNNNNNNNNNNNNNNNNNNNNNNNNNNNNNNNNNNNNNNNNNNNNNNNNNNTTTTTTTTTTTTNNNNNNNNNNNNNNNNNNNNNNNNNNNNNNNNNNNNNNNNNNNNNNNNNNNNNNNNNNNNNNNNNNNNNNNNNNNNNNNNNNNNNNNNNNNNNNNNNNNNNNNNNNNNNNNNNNNNNNNNNNNNNNNNNNNNNNNNNNNNNNNNNNNNNNNNNNNNNNNNNNNNNNNNNNNNNNNNNNNNNNNNNNNNNNNNNNNNNNNNNNNNNNNNNNNNNNNNNNNNNNNNNNNNNNNNNNNNNNNNNNNNNNNNNNNNNNNNNNNNNNNNNNNNNNNNNNNNNNNNNNNNNNNNNNNNNNNNNNNNNNNNNNNNNNNNNNNNNNNNNNNNNNNNNNNNNNNNNNNNNNNNNNNNNNNNNNNNNNNNNNNNNNNNNNNNNNNNNNNNNNNNNNNNNNNNNNNNNNNNNNNNNNNNNNNNNNNNNNNNNNNNNNNNNNNNNNNNNNNNNNNNNNNNNNNNNNNNNNNNNNNNNNNNNNNNNNNNNNNNNNNNNNNNNNNNNNNNNNNNNNNNNNNNNNNNNNNNNNNNNNNNNNNNNNNNNNNNNNNNNNNNNNNNNNNNNNNNNNNNNNNNNNNNNNNNNNNNNNNNNNNNNNNNNNNNNNNNNNNNNNNNNNNNNNNNNNNNNNNNNNNNNNNNNNNNNNNNNNNNNNNNNNNNNNNNNNNNNNNNNNNNNNNNNNNNNNNNNNNNNNNNNNNNNNNNNNNNNNNNNNNNNNNNNNNNNNNNNNNNNNNNNNNNNNNNNNNNNNNNNNNNNNNNNNNNNNNNNNNNNNNNNNNNNNNNNNNNNNNNNNNNNNNNNNNNNNNNNNNNNNNNNNNNNNNNNNNNNNNNNNNNNNNNNNNNNNNNNNNNNNNNNNNNNNNNNNNNNNNNNNNNNNNNNNNNNNNNNNNNNNNNNNNNNNNNNNNNNNNNNNNNNNNNNNNNNNNNNNNNNNNNNNNNNNNNNNNNNNNNNNNNNNNNNNNNNNNNNNNNNNNNNNNNNNNNNNNNNNNNNNNNNNNNNNNNNNNNNNN
It contains:
- the LOC119592078 gene encoding beta,beta-carotene 9',10'-oxygenase-like, which gives rise to MSKTAKSPPLPSQVWLRNCEKETVEPIEGKLTGKLPEWLNGRLTRNGPGRVEYGNTRINHLFDGTAYIHQFNIIDGKVTYQSRYLNSDTYKRNKKADRIVVSEFGTAAYPDPCKTLLQRFMSAFTPISKAEPTDNCVVNVCYFGDQLYALTETRNLRRIHPDTLDVVGDKTKLDNYVVVNTATAHPHVEPDGTIYNMGNAYAGKKGPTYNIIKFPPPKEVDGEDSLLYISLAYLSSIQQAEIVSAIPCQWKMYPSYYHSFGITENYFIFVEQPYVFNLKKFLLNYYMGKPYFAAVEWYPDQKTKFRLVNRKTGEMVKTVYAADAFLTFHHTNAYEKDGQLVVDLATMKDGEAVNALMMKNLENPDFVSEPATMPTHWRFVLPLDVQKAPENTNLITLEGTKCTAYKRADQTVEVHGQRISSQYFDLQRINYKYNGKEYEYAYGVEVNPKGSVFSQLVKMNVNSGETTLWHEEGKVVSEPVFVSAPNATEEDDGVVLSTLVDKNNPRSVALLVLNPTTWTEIARVEFEANGTVTSTFHGLFAATNEKVHMY